A genomic window from Ignavibacteria bacterium includes:
- a CDS encoding DUF389 domain-containing protein: MLKPFNNKLHSFIAKFQDYFDLKSDTDKVNTVASIKSAIPMRGANLWYLICSALLASIGLDVNSPAIIIGAMLISPLMSPILGIGLSFGIHDKESILISVKEFTIAVVLSILTSTAYFLVSPLGSPTTEILARTNPTLLDVGVAFFGGVAGIVAGSRSKAANAIPGVAIATALMPPICSAGFGLASGNAKIFFGAIYLFFINAVFISLSVYFIVRFLRFPYKVYPNAATKKRMRFVVMALVLLITVPSIYIFYGIIIEARTNAKINIFINRNVASDKTNVLRWNSIRKGDSTTLKILLAGEQIDSLKLDSLSKKMSSFGLNDMKLSIIQVGLVDEHEGEETRNTIIELAELSKRLDENVKRTEQLEEKLNYYTNDSIIFSQSAAELKSNYPDIENIKFEKSVENNYTDSLKVRVIPSFTINWGRNISSKNRKIAIEKIYAYLKEKFKTDTVIIK, translated from the coding sequence ATGCTTAAGCCTTTTAATAATAAATTACACAGCTTTATTGCAAAGTTCCAGGACTATTTTGACCTGAAATCAGATACTGATAAGGTTAATACTGTTGCATCTATTAAATCAGCTATACCCATGAGGGGAGCTAACCTTTGGTACCTTATCTGTTCTGCTTTGCTGGCTTCAATAGGTCTTGATGTAAATTCACCTGCAATTATAATCGGCGCCATGCTTATATCTCCGCTTATGTCGCCGATTTTAGGAATTGGTCTTTCTTTCGGTATTCACGATAAAGAATCAATACTTATCTCGGTAAAAGAGTTTACGATCGCTGTTGTTTTAAGCATATTAACAAGCACTGCGTACTTTCTGGTCTCTCCGCTTGGCAGCCCCACGACCGAGATCCTGGCAAGAACAAACCCAACACTGCTTGATGTTGGAGTCGCATTTTTTGGCGGAGTTGCCGGAATAGTTGCCGGGTCCCGCTCAAAGGCTGCAAATGCAATCCCGGGGGTGGCAATTGCTACAGCTTTAATGCCTCCAATTTGTTCAGCCGGTTTTGGTCTTGCCAGCGGAAACGCGAAGATCTTTTTCGGCGCAATTTATCTCTTCTTCATTAACGCCGTATTTATCAGCCTTTCGGTATATTTTATTGTCAGATTCCTCAGGTTTCCGTATAAGGTCTATCCTAACGCTGCAACTAAAAAAAGAATGCGCTTTGTCGTTATGGCACTTGTCTTATTAATTACAGTACCCAGTATCTATATTTTTTACGGAATAATAATCGAAGCAAGAACAAACGCAAAGATCAATATTTTTATCAACCGGAATGTTGCTTCGGATAAAACTAATGTACTGAGGTGGAATTCCATCAGAAAAGGCGATTCAACTACTTTGAAAATACTTCTTGCAGGTGAACAGATTGATTCTCTTAAGCTGGATTCATTAAGCAAGAAGATGTCCTCTTTTGGGTTAAATGATATGAAATTAAGTATCATTCAGGTAGGATTAGTTGATGAACACGAAGGGGAAGAAACAAGGAATACTATCATAGAGCTTGCTGAGCTCAGCAAAAGACTTGATGAAAACGTAAAACGAACTGAACAGCTGGAAGAAAAACTTAACTATTATACGAATGATTCAATTATCTTTTCTCAATCGGCAGCAGAGTTAAAGAGCAATTATCCAGATATTGAAAACATTAAATTCGAAAAGTCTGTTGAAAATAATTACACTGATTCTCTCAAAGTCAGAGTAATACCTTCATTTACTATTAACTGGGGAAGGAATATTTCATCAAAGAACAGGAAGATCGCAATTGAAAAGATCTACGCGTATCTTAAAGAAAAATTCAAAACAGATACAGTGATAATTAAGTAA
- a CDS encoding universal stress protein, with product MKKINSIIVPVDFSQASIEAVRYAAFLGKKYNSKIHLINIIPGLNYFFAYPDAGITSAQVLSSHQNMVSELMRNNKVRLSYIESTDYLKFVQVKSTVIAGSNIYSDIISFAEDKNADLIVMGSNGSSSLKKTFIGSKTERIMRLTSIPVIVIRGRHGQNKIHKIVFASRFERDCYKVYPALNNLVKDFNPVIHLLRINTKNEFKSFDELKDGINKFSKRFQGNFVPHVRASYEIDEGITRFARSVKADLIAIGLKRKKGASRILGSRTAEGVCRLTNIPVLAIDIP from the coding sequence ATGAAAAAAATTAATTCAATTATTGTCCCGGTTGATTTTTCCCAGGCGTCAATAGAGGCTGTAAGATATGCCGCGTTCCTGGGAAAAAAATACAACTCAAAAATACATTTAATTAATATTATACCGGGATTAAATTATTTTTTCGCATATCCGGATGCCGGGATTACTTCTGCGCAGGTCCTGAGCTCGCATCAGAATATGGTTTCTGAATTGATGCGAAATAACAAAGTGAGATTATCTTATATAGAAAGTACGGATTATTTGAAATTTGTTCAAGTCAAAAGCACAGTAATAGCGGGTAGTAACATATATTCAGATATAATATCATTTGCAGAAGATAAAAACGCTGATCTGATAGTAATGGGTTCAAACGGTAGTTCATCTTTAAAGAAAACATTCATTGGTTCAAAAACAGAACGGATAATGAGATTAACTTCAATTCCTGTGATAGTAATACGCGGCCGCCACGGCCAGAATAAGATCCACAAAATAGTATTTGCATCCAGATTTGAAAGGGATTGTTACAAGGTATATCCCGCATTAAATAACCTGGTCAAAGATTTTAATCCTGTTATACATTTACTCAGAATAAACACTAAAAACGAATTCAAGTCCTTTGATGAATTGAAGGACGGCATCAATAAATTCTCAAAAAGATTCCAGGGCAATTTTGTTCCGCACGTTAGGGCAAGTTATGAAATTGATGAAGGAATTACCAGGTTCGCCAGGTCAGTTAAAGCAGATCTTATAGCAATAGGACTGAAAAGAAAAAAAGGAGCTTCGAGGATATTGGGAAGCAGGACAGCTGAAGGGGTTTGCAGGTTAACAAACATACCTGTACTCGCAATTGATATTCCTTAA
- a CDS encoding GNAT family N-acetyltransferase, which produces MSELNLKQFEKKLKIRPLEGKDYDAITVLQKKCFPKMKPWSPEQFKSLISVFPEGQVCIEYDGKIIASSSSLILNFDEYSSVHNWNEITNGGFITNHDVNGDTLYGIEIMTSPDFRGLKLSRRLYNERKKIARSFNLKRIVIGGRIPGYSKYSAKIGAREYIDKVISKELVDPVLTPQISNNFVLIRLIPDYLPSDKESMGYATYLEWTNIDYDPNSSRSFSNKPEYVRVCAIQYLMRQLKDFKDFAKYCEYFIDVASDYRCDFILFPEMFTSQLLTFMKPERPGIAMRKLSEYTPKYLQVFTKLAIKYNINIIGGSHFTLEGNDLYNISYLFRRDGTIGKQYKIHITPSERKWWGVKPGNKVEVFDTDKGKIAILICYDIEFPELSRIAVEKGANIIFVPFNTDERSAYLRVRYCAHARCVENQVYTVIAGCVGNIPAVENLDIHYAQSAILTPSDIPFERDGIAAECSPNIETLIFHDLDINLIKRQQKLGSVLNWQDRRKDLYSIHFKEDEKNLEM; this is translated from the coding sequence ATGAGTGAATTAAACCTGAAACAGTTCGAAAAAAAACTGAAGATAAGACCTCTTGAAGGTAAAGATTATGATGCTATAACGGTTCTTCAGAAAAAGTGTTTCCCGAAAATGAAACCCTGGTCACCTGAGCAGTTTAAAAGTCTTATTTCAGTTTTCCCCGAAGGACAGGTGTGTATTGAATATGACGGAAAGATCATAGCTTCTTCTTCAAGCCTGATACTTAATTTTGATGAGTACTCCTCTGTGCACAACTGGAATGAAATTACCAATGGCGGATTTATAACAAACCACGATGTGAACGGGGACACTCTCTACGGAATAGAAATTATGACTTCTCCTGATTTCAGGGGACTGAAACTTTCCAGAAGGTTGTATAATGAAAGAAAGAAGATTGCCCGCAGTTTCAATTTAAAAAGGATCGTCATAGGCGGAAGGATTCCGGGGTACTCAAAGTACTCCGCTAAAATAGGTGCCAGGGAGTATATTGATAAAGTTATTTCAAAAGAGCTGGTTGATCCGGTTTTAACCCCGCAAATCTCAAACAACTTTGTATTAATAAGACTTATCCCGGATTACCTCCCATCTGATAAAGAGTCGATGGGATACGCTACGTATCTTGAGTGGACCAATATTGATTACGATCCTAATTCATCAAGATCCTTCAGCAATAAACCTGAGTATGTAAGGGTTTGCGCTATTCAATATCTAATGCGTCAATTGAAAGATTTCAAAGATTTCGCGAAATATTGTGAGTATTTCATAGATGTTGCTTCTGATTACAGATGCGATTTCATTCTTTTCCCTGAAATGTTTACCAGCCAGCTCCTTACGTTTATGAAACCCGAACGCCCGGGCATAGCGATGCGCAAACTATCAGAATATACCCCTAAGTATCTCCAGGTCTTTACCAAACTTGCTATAAAATATAATATAAATATTATCGGCGGTTCACATTTCACCCTTGAAGGTAATGATCTTTATAATATCTCCTATCTCTTCAGGCGTGACGGTACAATTGGCAAACAGTATAAAATTCACATAACTCCAAGTGAACGTAAATGGTGGGGAGTTAAACCCGGCAATAAAGTAGAAGTTTTTGATACGGATAAAGGCAAAATAGCAATATTGATCTGTTATGACATTGAATTTCCGGAACTATCCAGAATTGCTGTAGAAAAAGGAGCAAACATTATATTTGTCCCTTTCAATACTGATGAAAGATCAGCCTATTTAAGAGTAAGATACTGTGCGCACGCAAGATGTGTTGAAAACCAGGTATATACTGTTATAGCAGGATGCGTGGGAAATATCCCGGCTGTTGAAAATCTTGATATTCATTACGCTCAATCAGCAATATTAACCCCTTCCGATATTCCGTTTGAACGTGACGGAATTGCCGCGGAATGCTCGCCA